CCGACGCCCTGGTGCTGCTGGGCGATCTGCTGTACCACGGCCCGCGAAACCCGGTGCCCGAAGGCTACGCCCCGCGTGAAGTGGCGGCCCTGCTGAACGACTGGGCGCCGCGCATCATCGCCGTGCGCGGCAACTGCGATGCCGAGGTGGACACCATGGTCCTGCGCTTTCCCCTGCCGGAAGCGGCGTGGATTTTTGCCGACGGGCTGCGCATCTGGGCCAACCACGGGCACCATCACCAACTGCCCGACCGCTTCCCCGACCTGGCCCCCGGCGACGTGTTCCTGTGCGGGCACACCCACATTCCCCGCGCGGAAACCGTGGACGGTCTGCACATCTGGAACGTGGGCTCCACCACCCTGCCCAAGAACGGGTACGTGGCTTCGTACGGCCTCTACGAGGCGGGCACCCTGTCCATCCGCGACCTGGACGGCAACGAAGTGCTGCGCCACACCCCGGGCGCGTAGCCCGCGCCCGTGCAGTTTACATTGCAGCCCGCCATGCCGATGACGTCCCCTCCGAACATGCCCCTGCCCGGTGCCCTGCCCGGCGCCGCCCCCGGCATCGCCCTCGAAACCGCCTCCAACCCCGCTCCAGTGGGTGATGCGGCCCTTGCCGCGCGCCTGCGCCAGCCGCTGACCGTGGGCGGGCGCACCGTACCGGGGCGGCTGTGGCTGGCCCCCATGGCCGGGCTGGGCCACGCCGCCTTCCGCGAGGTGGTGGAAGGCTACGGCGGCTGCGGCCTGCTGTTCACCGGCATGTGCAACGCCCGCGCCGTGCCCACGGAACGTCCGGAAAAGTCCGAGGCGTTCTCGTGGCGCGCGGGCGAGCCGCCCCGGCTGGTCTGCCAGCTGTTCGGGGCGGAGCCGGAGCACATGGCCGAGGGTGCGCGCCGGGTGCAGGCCGAAGGCTTTTTCGGCGTGGACCTGAACATGGGCTGCTCGGTGTCCGCCATTGTCAAGCGCGGCTGCGGCGCGGACCTGCTGCGCGACCCGGAGCGCGCCGTGCGCATGGTGGCGGCGGTGCGCCGCACCGTGGACATTCCGGTGTTCGTCAAGTTCCGCACCGGCTGGTCGCCGGACCCGCAGCCCGCCGTGGACCTGGCCCGCCGCTTCGAGGACGCCGGGGCCGACTGCCTGGTCTTTCACCCCCGCGTGGCTCCGGACCGCCGCACCCAGCCGCCCCGGCGCGCCCACATCGGGCTGGTAAAGGCGGCGGTGTCCATCCCGGTCATGGGCAACGGCGACGTGTTCACGCCGGAGGACTGCGCCAGACTGCTGGACGACACCGGCTGCGACGGCGTGTCGCTGGGGCGCATCGCCGTGGCCCGGCCATGGGTGTTCGCGGCCTGGACTGGCATGGTGGACGACGACCCGGACCGCAACCCCGCCCCGTGGCGCGAAGCCCCGCTGGCCCTGCTGGACGCGCTGGCCCGGCGGCACGGCCCGGCCCGCGCGGTGCGCATGTTCGGCAAGTTCCTGGTCTACATCACCGGCAACTTCACCTACGGCAACGGGCTGCGCGGGCGGCTGCTGCGGGTGACGGGCCGGACGCCCGCGTCTTTTGGAGCGGACGATCCCGGCGCCCTGCGCGCGTTGCAGGATGCCCTGCGGGCCGAACTGGACCCGCTGCCCGCCGTGCTGCGTCGCCCCAGCGCGTTGCTGTTCGGCATGTAGGCTTGCAGCCGTTCCTTTTACGGCGTTCCTTCCTTGCGTTTGCGTGCTCACGCCCGGCCATTCCCATGGTCCGGGCGTGTTTTTTTGCCCGGCCCGCGAAACCGCTTGACTTCGAGCGTGCTCCAACCTGTAGGCTTCGGAAAAAGGAGGAACACCCATGCGCATCCGCGACGTGGCGGCAACCACCGGGCTGAGCGCCCACACCCTGCGCTGGTACGAAAAGATCGGCCTGCTGCGCTCGGTGGAGCGCGACCGGGGCGGGCGCAGGCTGTTCACGCAGGACGACCTGCGCTGGCTGGAATTCATAGGCAGGCTGCGAGAGATGGACATGCCCGTGCGCGAAATGGTGCGCTACGCGGAACTGCGAGAGCGGGGGCAGCAGGGCGATGCCACGCTGGCGGCCCGGCGGGAACTGCTGGAAGGACACCGCCAGCGCGTGCGCGAGCGCATGGACCGGCTGGCGGCGTGCCTGACCCATCTGGATGACAAGATTGCCTGGTATCGCGGGCAGGAGGACGACCATGCATGACGGCGTGAAGACGGTCCAAACGGAAGGGGCGGAACAGTCCGATAGGGCGGCTGGAGCGGGTGGAACGGAGATGGCGGCTGGAACGGAGATGGCGGACGAGGGGGCAAGGGCGGAAACCCGCTACCAGCGCGGGCTGCGGGTGCTGTCACAGGTGGACGGCACGGCGGGCGAGCAGGTGGTGGCGAAGCTGGCGGAATTCGCGCCGGATTTCGCGCGGCTGCTGGTGGAATTTCCCTTTGGCGACGTGTATGCGCGGCCCCTGCTTGGCCTGCGCGAGCGCGAGATCGCCACCATCGCCGCGCTGACGGCCATGGGCACGGCGCGCCCCCAACTGGAGGTGCACATAGCCGCCGGGCTGCACGTGGGCCTTGCCCGCGAGGAGATCATGGAGGTTATCATGCAGATGGCGGTGTACGCGGGCTTTCCCGCCGCACTCAACGGCATTGCCGCCGCGCGCGAGGTGTTCGGGCGGCATGACGCGGCACGGGAGGGGGGCGGGGCGTAGAAGGGGGCGGTGTGATTCGGCCGGACAGGTCGGGATTGGCGCAGCCCCGCACCAGCCCCCGCGACGGAAGCCCGTCGCGGGATACCGGGAAAAAAACAATCAGGGCAGACGGCAAGAATCCGTAATGGGCCCGTGCCGACCTCTTCACGTCGGCGCGTGCAGAGCCCGTAGCTACCGTGGCCAGGCCAGCAGCACGTCCTCGCGGCGCAGGGGCAGATCCAGCGCATCTTCCGATGCACCGGGAATGTTCGCGTCGGACAGTCCGGCCACAAAGCCCGGTGGCAGCGCCCACACCCCGATGGCCGGACCGCCGTCCATGCGGATGGCCAGCGCCACGGCATCATCGTTCAGGCCCAGGATGCGCGCGGGCCTGCGGCACCACGGTAGCCGGGCAACGGCGGGCAGGGGCGGCGCACCCTTCGGTCGCTTGGGCATGCACGGCTCGCCGCGCAGGCGAAAGGACAGCAGCACGCTGGTCCAGTCCCCTTCGCTGCCATCGGCGCGGGCGGGCGTCAGCGCGTCGTCCTGCCGGGCGAACAGCCGGAACATCTCCACCCGTGCCCGGTGGTAGGTATCCGTGCGGCGGCAGCGCACCCCGCTGCGGTGGATGGCGAAACAGGTTTCGTTGATGGCAAGCAGACGGCGGGTTCCCGTGCAGGTGACGCCGGGAATGGTGACCATGGAATCGGCAAGTAACTGGAACGGCATGTCGGTTCCTCCTGCTGATAGCCTACTTTCCCGGTAGGCTATTCGGAGGCGGAAGGCAAGAAAAATCGGACGAAAATCATTACAGTATGATTCGTTCCAATATGCGTTGTTCCAGCATGTATTGGTATGGATTACGTATCCAGCTGAAAAGAAATGGAAACGCAACGGGTTCCGCGCCATGTACGCGCGGAACCCGTTGCGTTTCGGAATGGGAAAAGGGTGGGAGAAGGCGATACGGCACGCAGCCGCCATCAGCCGAGAACGATTCGCCCGGCCTCGTCCAGTTGCAGCGAGGGCACGTGGGCCACTTCCCACGGGTGGCCATCCGGGTCGGCGAAGTAGCCGGTGTAGCCCCACGGCTTGTCGCGCGGGGCATCCAGCACCGTGCCGCCCGCCGCCACGGCCTCGGCCATCAGCGCATCCACCATGGCCCGCTCGGCCACGTTGTGGGCCAGGGTAATGCCCCCCGGCGCGGGGCTGGCCCCGGCCATGCCGCAGTCTTGCAGCAGTTCCTCGCGCGGGTACAGGGCCACGGCCAGTTCGCCCACCTGGAAGAACACGATCTTGTCGCAATCCGGGTAGGCGGGCTTCCAGCCCAGGGCCTCGTAAAAGGCCCGGCTGCGGGCAAGGTCGGCCACGCCAAGGGTCAGCAGGCAGATGCGGGGGATGGGCATGGGGCCTCCTTTGGCGGTTCGCGCCGGATGGGGAAAGGGGTGCAGGACAATCTACCCCCATGCGCCGCCCGGGTACAGCGGGGTGCGCGGCCCGGGACGGACTGCACGGGATGCCCCCGCCCGGTCCGCCGTTATTTCCGCCCCACCATCTCCTCGTCGGGCATGGGTTTGGCCGAGCGCTGCTGCACGATCTTGGAGCCGGGCGGCACGTCGTGGGTCACCCACACGTTGCCGCCGATCATGGAGCCCGTGCCGATGGTCACCCGGCCAAGGATGGTGGCCCCGGCGTACACCGTGACGTTGTCTTCCAGGATGGGGTGGCGCGGGTTGCCCTTGATCAGCACGCCGTCGCCGTCCTTGGGGAAGGACAGCGCGCCCAGGGTCACCCCCTGGTAGATGCGGCAGCCGCGCCCGATGATGCACGTTTCGCCGATGACCACGCCGGTGCCGTGGTCGATGAAGAATTCCTCGCCGATGCGCGCGCCGGGGTGAATGTCGATACCCGTGCGCGAGTGGGCCATTTCGCTGATGATGCGCGGGATCAGCGGCACCTCCATGCGGTACAGTTCGTGCGCGATGCGGTGGTTGATCATGGCCGCGATGGACGGGTAGCAGAACACCGTTTCGCCGGGGCTTTTGGCGGCGGGGTCGCCTTCGTAGGCGGCCTTCACGTCGCTGGCCAGCATGCGGCGGATTTCCGGCAGCCGTTGCAGGAACTGGATGGCCTTGTCGCGCGAGTGCAGTTCGCAGCTGCCGCATTCACGGGCGAAGTCGGCACAGGTGAAACACGCCCCACGACGGATCTGCTCGGACAGGATGCGGTAGATGGAATCGAGATTGGCGGCCAGATGGTAGCGCATCGATTCCATATGTACGGTGGCCGCGCCGAAAAAGCCGGGCAGCAGCGCGGCACGCAGGCGGCTGACCATTTCGGCCAGCGCTTCCAGCGAGGGCATGGGCGCGTCGTGCAGCGAGCGGTGGTAGACCGCTTCGTACGATTCCGGCGCGCACATCTCGTCCACGATGCGTTCCAGTTCGGGCATGCCTTGCAGCGAGCGGGCGTCGAGGTCGTCGAGTTTCTTCATGCGCGTGCGATCCGTCGGGGTTTGGAGGGTGATGAGGAAAATCGTAGCCTGTGCATGTGCCTGGTACGGGGGGCGTTCCGTATCAAGGGGAGCGTGCGGCAGCCGTTACACGAGCAGCGCGAGTGTTACGGATGGCGACCGCAGCGCGCTCTTATTGTACGTGACCCGATGCCGCAGCTTCATCTGACGAAGCCGGAGGGCGAAAGGCGCATCAGGCGGGGCTAGTCGGGCATTTCGGTAAACAGCGGGGTCGAAAGATACCGCTCGCCGGTATCGCACACCACGAACACCACGCGCTTGCCCGCCATTTCCGGGCGGCGCGCCACGGCCATGGCGGCAAAGGCGTTGGCCCCGGACGAGACGCCGCACAGGATGCCTTCCTCGCGCAGCAGCCGCCGTGCCGTGGCCAGGGCATCCTTGCCGGGCACGCGGATGATCTCGTCGTAGACCTTGGTGTCCAGCACCGGGGGCACGAAGCCCGCGCCAATGCCCTGGATGGGGTGCGGGCCGGGCGCGCCGCCCGACAGCACGGGCGATTCGTCCGGTTCCACGGCAACGATCCTGATGGCCGGGTTCAGCTCGCGCAGCCGCCTGCCGGTGCCGCTGATGGTGCCGCCTGTGCCCACGCCCGCCACGAAGGCGTCCACCTTGCCATCGGTGTCGGCCCAGATTTCCTCCGCCGTGGTCTTGCGGTGCACCAGCGGGTTGTCCGGGTTCACGAACTGGCCCAGCATCACCGCGCCGGGCGTTTCGGCCACGATGCGCTCGGCTTCCTCTATGGCGCCCCGCATGCCCTTGGAGGCCGGGGTCAGCACCAGCCGTGCGCCAAAGCCGCGCAGCAGCGCCTTGCGCTCGTTGCTCATGCTTTCGGGCATGGTCAGCACAAGGGTAAGGCCGCGCACCGCCGCCACGAAGGCCAGCCCCACGCCGGTGTTGCCGCTGGTGGGTTCCACCAGCAGGCCGCCGGGGGCCAGTTCGCCGCGCTCCATGGCCCCGTCGATCATGGCCAGGGCAATGCGGTCCTTCACCGAGGCGCAGGGGTTGTTGAATTCCAGCTTCGCCACCACCTCGGTCGCGCAGCCTTCGCTGACGCGGTTCAGGCGCACCAGGGGGGTGCGGCCTACCAGTTCCGTCATGTCGCGGGCGATCTTCATGCGAGCCTCCTGAGAGTGTCCGGCGCGGATGGCCGTGGACGCGGGGTGCGGTGTCGCGCCCTGTCGGTTGCGAAACGGGGGAAGGTTGCGCCTTCCCCCGGAATGTTCGTTGGCCCTGGCCTGAAGTATGGCGATGTTCCCGGATGCCACAAACGCCCCCGCGCGTACAGGGGTGAGGATGGCGAACGGGATCACCCCGTCACGAACCGCAGCCCTGGCAGCCGCGGTCAGGCTTGCACAGCGCCGCCTCCGCCTCGCTTCCGGCGCGGAAGGGCGACATCTCGCGCAGGCGGGCGATGACGCGCGGCAGTTCGCGCACCACGTGGTCCACCTCTTCCTGCGTGTTGAAGCGCGAGAGGCTGAAGCGGATGGAGCCGTGCGCGTACGTGAACGGCACGCCCATGGCCCGCAGCACGTGCGAGGGTTCCAGACTGCCCGAGGTGCAGGCCGAACCGGAGCTGGCGCATACCCCCAGCTGGTCGAGCAGCAGCAGGATGGCCTCGCCCTCCACGTACTTGAACGAGATGTTGGTGGTGTTGGGCAGGCGGTTTGCCGGGTCGCCGTTGATGATGGCGTCTGGGATGGCGGCCAGCAGCCCCTGCTCCAGCCTGTCGCGCAGGGCGCGCACGCGGGTATTTTCTTCCGCCATGTTGGCGGCGGCAAGGTCGCAGGCCATGCCCAGGCCGATGATGGCGGGCACGTTCTCGGTGCCGCCCCGGCGCCCGCGCTCCTGATGCCCGCCGCGCAGGAAGGGCCGGTAGGCCGCCCCGCGACGCACGTACAGCGCGCCGATGCCCTTGGGGGCATGCAGCTTGTGGCCGGACAGCACCAGATAGTCCACGGGCAGCTCGCGCACGTCGATGGCCAGCTTGCCCACGGCCTGCACCGCGTCGGTGTGGAAGGGCACGCCGCGCTCCTTGCAGATGGCGGCGGCTTCGGCCACGGGGAAGATGGTGCCCGTCTCGTTGTTGGCGAACATGATGGATACGATGGCCGTGTCCTTGCGGATGGCCTCGCGCAGTTCGTCAAGGTCCATGCGGCCCTTGTCGTCCACGCCCAGCAGGGTCAGTTCGTACCCGTTCTTTTCCAGGTGCTGT
This genomic window from Nitratidesulfovibrio sp. SRB-5 contains:
- the epsC gene encoding serine O-acetyltransferase EpsC, with product MKKLDDLDARSLQGMPELERIVDEMCAPESYEAVYHRSLHDAPMPSLEALAEMVSRLRAALLPGFFGAATVHMESMRYHLAANLDSIYRILSEQIRRGACFTCADFARECGSCELHSRDKAIQFLQRLPEIRRMLASDVKAAYEGDPAAKSPGETVFCYPSIAAMINHRIAHELYRMEVPLIPRIISEMAHSRTGIDIHPGARIGEEFFIDHGTGVVIGETCIIGRGCRIYQGVTLGALSFPKDGDGVLIKGNPRHPILEDNVTVYAGATILGRVTIGTGSMIGGNVWVTHDVPPGSKIVQQRSAKPMPDEEMVGRK
- the cysK gene encoding cysteine synthase A yields the protein MKIARDMTELVGRTPLVRLNRVSEGCATEVVAKLEFNNPCASVKDRIALAMIDGAMERGELAPGGLLVEPTSGNTGVGLAFVAAVRGLTLVLTMPESMSNERKALLRGFGARLVLTPASKGMRGAIEEAERIVAETPGAVMLGQFVNPDNPLVHRKTTAEEIWADTDGKVDAFVAGVGTGGTISGTGRRLRELNPAIRIVAVEPDESPVLSGGAPGPHPIQGIGAGFVPPVLDTKVYDEIIRVPGKDALATARRLLREEGILCGVSSGANAFAAMAVARRPEMAGKRVVFVVCDTGERYLSTPLFTEMPD
- a CDS encoding VOC family protein, whose amino-acid sequence is MPIPRICLLTLGVADLARSRAFYEALGWKPAYPDCDKIVFFQVGELAVALYPREELLQDCGMAGASPAPGGITLAHNVAERAMVDALMAEAVAAGGTVLDAPRDKPWGYTGYFADPDGHPWEVAHVPSLQLDEAGRIVLG
- a CDS encoding tRNA dihydrouridine synthase translates to MPMTSPPNMPLPGALPGAAPGIALETASNPAPVGDAALAARLRQPLTVGGRTVPGRLWLAPMAGLGHAAFREVVEGYGGCGLLFTGMCNARAVPTERPEKSEAFSWRAGEPPRLVCQLFGAEPEHMAEGARRVQAEGFFGVDLNMGCSVSAIVKRGCGADLLRDPERAVRMVAAVRRTVDIPVFVKFRTGWSPDPQPAVDLARRFEDAGADCLVFHPRVAPDRRTQPPRRAHIGLVKAAVSIPVMGNGDVFTPEDCARLLDDTGCDGVSLGRIAVARPWVFAAWTGMVDDDPDRNPAPWREAPLALLDALARRHGPARAVRMFGKFLVYITGNFTYGNGLRGRLLRVTGRTPASFGADDPGALRALQDALRAELDPLPAVLRRPSALLFGM
- a CDS encoding carboxymuconolactone decarboxylase family protein, producing MAAGTEMADEGARAETRYQRGLRVLSQVDGTAGEQVVAKLAEFAPDFARLLVEFPFGDVYARPLLGLREREIATIAALTAMGTARPQLEVHIAAGLHVGLAREEIMEVIMQMAVYAGFPAALNGIAAAREVFGRHDAAREGGGA
- the yfcE gene encoding phosphodiesterase, coding for MKLLIASDLHGSLPRTELVLELARTHHPDALVLLGDLLYHGPRNPVPEGYAPREVAALLNDWAPRIIAVRGNCDAEVDTMVLRFPLPEAAWIFADGLRIWANHGHHHQLPDRFPDLAPGDVFLCGHTHIPRAETVDGLHIWNVGSTTLPKNGYVASYGLYEAGTLSIRDLDGNEVLRHTPGA
- a CDS encoding MerR family transcriptional regulator, whose amino-acid sequence is MRIRDVAATTGLSAHTLRWYEKIGLLRSVERDRGGRRLFTQDDLRWLEFIGRLREMDMPVREMVRYAELRERGQQGDATLAARRELLEGHRQRVRERMDRLAACLTHLDDKIAWYRGQEDDHA
- the nifS gene encoding cysteine desulfurase NifS, with product MNTVYFDNNATTRVDPAVLAAMLPYFGELYGNPSSMHTFGGQVGRAVREAREQVARLIGATPEEIVFTSCGTEGDNTAIRAALAAQPEKKHIITTRVEHPAVLSLSQHLEKNGYELTLLGVDDKGRMDLDELREAIRKDTAIVSIMFANNETGTIFPVAEAAAICKERGVPFHTDAVQAVGKLAIDVRELPVDYLVLSGHKLHAPKGIGALYVRRGAAYRPFLRGGHQERGRRGGTENVPAIIGLGMACDLAAANMAEENTRVRALRDRLEQGLLAAIPDAIINGDPANRLPNTTNISFKYVEGEAILLLLDQLGVCASSGSACTSGSLEPSHVLRAMGVPFTYAHGSIRFSLSRFNTQEEVDHVVRELPRVIARLREMSPFRAGSEAEAALCKPDRGCQGCGS